The segment CATCGGGCGTGTAGGATTAATTTCGTTCTTATATTCGCTCGGCGGGAAATCAAATAAAAAAAATTATCATTATCCAAAGGAACGTGTCATTATTGGATAAATAAAAAAGCTTCAAAATCGATCAAGATTTTGAAGCCTTTTAATTAAATCAATTATGCCTTGGCATAATTGCGTCCAGATTTTTTTCGAGGGCCCACAGGACGTGGGTCAGTCAGCCGTTGTCACACGATGTGACGTTCTTAGGTTGACTTCCTTCCTCCTCTAAAAAATCTGTGACATCCGCTGGGGCATAATTAAATTCAGCAGGGATTTTCAGCTGAATTTAATTAAATGTATAAAAATAAGGTGCTTGTCCATTGCGGAAGTACGTGAACAAATAGCCTGTTTTTTTCGTTGGCTGTCCTAATGTGTACGTAGCTAAATCAACATGGAATGGCAAAATTAACGAGTGCTTGAATAAGTCACGCTCACTCACCAACATCTCAGCAAAGTTAGTACCTACTACAGCTGGATTTTCTTTAATACGTGTGTAAACAGTTTTCATTTCCTCTTCTGTTAATCGGTCATTCCACCATGACTTGCGCGGTTGGAATTGTTGTGCAAGTAAATAATCGTATTTCATTAAGCTAATGACGATGTCTAAATCAACATGATCAAGCGTTTGTAAAAATTCGATTAATCGGTTAAATAAATCTTCTAACTGATGCCCGATACGTGACCAGCCTTTCGTTTCCCAATATGTTCCGAAGTTTTGGAAGAAATCAAAAGGTGTTTCAAATACATGCGCGACTAAATATTCGATTGTATTGTCCATGCGATGGGCATTCCAATATTTCTCTAAAACATCCTCAGCATGTTTAATGCGGACAATATCATCAAATGTTAACACGTTATTTGAGAATATTTCATACGGCGCAATATCAACATACGTATAACCGAATTTTTTAGCTTCAAGACGTAAGCCAGTCCCGCGTAATAGCTTTAAGAAACCAAGCTGTAGCTCTTCAGGACGCATTTCAAATACATCATTAAATGTTTTACGGAAAGAAGCGTAATCTTCCTCTGGTAAGCCCGCAATTAAATCTAAATGCTGATCAATTTTTCCGCCTTCTTTAACCATCGTGACAGTACGTGTCAGTTTTTCAAAGTTTTGACGACGTTTTACTAAATCATTCGTTAAATCATTTGTTGATTGAACACCAATTTCAAAACGGAAAAGCCCTCTTGGTGCATTTTCATTTAAAAATTGGATGACTTCAGGACGCATAATATCTGCTGTAATTTCAAATTGGAACACAACACCTGGCTTATGCTCATCAATTAAAAATTGGAACATTTCCATCGCGTAGCTGCGGCTAATATTAAATGTACGGTCAACGAATTTAATTGTTCGTGCGCCATTGTCCATTAAATAGCGGATATCTTCTTTAATTTTCTCACGGTTAAAGTAGCGAACACCAACTTCAATTGAAGACAAGCAAAATTGACAGCTAAAAGGACAGCCGCGACTTGTTTCAATGTATTGAATTCTTTTACCTAAATGCGATACATCTTCCTCAAAGCGGAAAGGGGATGCTAGTTCACGTAAGTCAATTTTAGCAGGCTGTGCGTGGATTTTTACTTTATTGTCTTCTAAATAACAAATTCCGGGTACTTTTTCTAAAGAAATTTCACCGTTAAAATAGTGTAATAATTCTTTGAAAGACATTTCGCCTTCACCCATAATAATAAAGTCAATTTCTTTATTATTTCTTAACCAATCATGTACATCGTAGGATACTTCAGGACCTCCGAGCACAATTTTAACATCGGGTAGTACAGTTTTGAGCATTTGGATAACTTCGATTGTTTCCCTTATATTCCAAATGTAACAGCTAAATCCAACGACATCTGGTTTCATTTGAAATAAATCCGAAACGATATTAAAGGCAGGGTCTTTAATGGTATATTCAGCCAAAACACTATCAAATTCAGGCTGGGCGCTAGCTTTGAGGCAGCGAATAGCTAAATTTGTATGGATATATTTGGCGTTTAACGTACTTAAAACTATTTTCATAATTATTATCTCCTCTTCATATATTCTATTGTAGCAGTCCATTAAAAGGCAAACAATATGATATATTTTACCCATTTAATTGTGTGGATTTTTATGGAATAATTTAAGGTACCTTATGTAATAATCTGAAAATTGAAATTTGTTAATGGTGGGGGTTAGTGAAGACGTGGAAACTCATATTAATCATTTATTAGAGGGATTATTTCAGCAAGCAGATGAATTAATTATTGCGTTAAATTGTTCTAGGAAAATAGAGTTCATGAATACGAAAGCTGCGGAAGCTCTTCAAATATCAAATACTATATCAAGCCATTTACAATTAACAGATGAATCAATTTTGGAATGGACTCATTTTATTGAAAAGCTGCAACATGAACCAACGGCAAGTTGTTCGATTACGATTATTAATCAAGAGAAAAGTGAAATAAATGTAAAAATGATTGGTAATCTTATTAAAGATAAGCAACTTATTTTTGGTAGAGTCACATTGTGTCATACAGCGAAAAAAGAACGTACGGAAATTAATGATTTTGTTCCGTTACAACAGTTGATTAATGGTATTTCGAATGGGGTATTATTAACAAGTTTAAATGGCAAAATTTCAGTAGCCAATCATACTGCTCTGGAGCTATTAAATCGAGATTTCCGACAAATTGAAAATAGAAGTCATGATTGTTTATTTGAAGATTGCAGTTATGAATCTCACTTAATTTTCAATTATTATGATAAATTATTAAAAAAAGAGACGGCTAAGATTATTGTAAAGAAGTATGATGAGAGTGGAAGAATTAAGTACCTTCATTTTGAGAGTAGAGTGGATGAAGTGTTAGGTGTTTTATTTACAACCATTACAGATCAAAGTGAGAAAATATTACTTCTAGAAAAGGTTGAGCATCAAAAAACATTGACGATTGTAGGGCAAAATGTCGCAACAATTGCACATGAAATACGTAACCCTATGACTTCGATTCAAGGATTTTTGCAGATGATTCGAGTCTATTCCGATGAACAAAATCATGAATATTTTAATATTGTCGAATCTGAATTGCAGCGGATGGACGATTTATTAAAAGATTTATTGGACTTCTCAAAACCTAAAAAACTCGATTTAGCCTATGTAAATTTAAAAAATATTATGCATGAAGTTATCGATATTTTGCAACCAAAAGCAATTTTATCGAATACAATTATTGAATGTGAATACGATGATATCGGAGAACCAATTATGTACGGAAATGAAAATCGTCTTAAGCAAATGATGATTAATCTCGTTAAAAATGCACTTGAGTCTGTAGAAGACGGTGGTTATGTTCGCGTGTATCTTGGATATAAGTCAAAAGATTGTATCCAACTATCAGTTTCCGATGAGGGGCGAGGAATGGATAAAACGATGCTTGAAAATATTTTTGATCCGTTTTATACAACAAAAGAAAAAGGGACAGGCTTAGGGCTTTTACTTGTACAATCAGTTGTGGATGAGCACCAAGGACAAGTTACTGTTGAAAGTGAAGAGGGGAAAGGGACTATATTTATTGTTGATTTTGATCTTTCCAATAATACCTATATCGATAATATTAGCTTAATCAATCATTTTAATGATTCAATGGAGAAAACTTCATAGCTTGGTTTATTTCAAAATGGAGTTTTGACAAAGGTTTCTTTTCATAGCTATAATAAGCATACTATATTCGAAATCGAGGAAGATTATTTATGGCATCAGATGAAATTAAACAATCCTTAAAACTATTTATCGTACTTTCAAGAGCTCATAAAGCAATTACTGAGTCTACAAATCAATTTATTCAAAAACAAGGTGTAAATCCTACAGAATTCGCAGTACTGGAGTTACTTTATCATAAAGGACGTCAGCCGCTTCAACAAATTGGTAATAAGATTTTATTAGCGAGTGGTTCTATCACATATGTTGTGGATAAATTAGAGAAACGTGGTTATTTAGCCCGTATTTCGTGCCCGAGTGATCGTCGTGTGACATACGCGGAAATAACAGATGCGGGTAATGCTTTTATGGGAGAATTATTTCCAGAGCATGAACAAAAATTACATGATCTATTAAGTGTCCTGTCGAGTGAAGAAAAGGAAACAGCAATAGAGCTACTAAAAAAGCTTGGCTTATCAATTAAAGATTTATCCTATTAAAAAGGGATGGTGTGAAACCATCCCTTTTATTTGTATTCAGCAAAAGACACCTCTCATAAAAGGGTGACTAGGTGAATGCTAATATATACTTTTTTACAGTAGATCGATTATGCCTTGGCGCAATTGATTTAATGTATTGTTAAGCCCATTTGTAAAAATGCATCCATTAAATCGGCTTCAGCTGTGTCATAAATTGTCAGCTTGATTAATTTATTTTCATGTTCTAGGACAATGATTTGTACCTTATCCGCTTCTAGCACTGTTTCATAGCCTACTGATTGTAGTAAACCCTTTTGATCTTGTAATGAGGTTGTTAAATCAAGCTCATCATATTTTCCTTCTGGGGCGATTGCTGCCATTGTTTCCATAGCATTTGTTTTTACATCTTCAAAAGACACTTCCGCTTTGTCTAAAACTTCAATACCCATCGATAACGTATCATCCTCTTTAAGATAAAGTGAATCTTTACCAGGTTCTTCAGCAACTAGCGTGAAATTCGCTGGATGTTGAATACTGTAGTTTGATTGCTCACTTGTAGAAGTTTGCGCTTCTTGCTGCACAATTTGTCCTTTGGATGTATACGTAATAAGTGATGTTGTCGTTTTATCTTCTGGTTGTTGATCTTTTGATGTACTTGTTGATTGATCGTCAGTGTTCGTTTCATCAGGATTTGTTTGATCTAGTTGTTCATCAGGAATCGTTGCCGATGTTTCGGGAACGTCCTTTGTGTCTGTATTACACGCTGCTAATAGCATAGATAGTAAAAGTACAGAACCTAAAATCGTCATACCTTTTTTCATCGTAATTCCACCTTTAGTAGTTTGTATGGTCAATTTGAGTAAATTGCCGCTAAGTTCATGTTAATGGTAGTACTAAAAATAATAATAAAACGAAAACGACATGTGAAACGATAATTAATGGTAAACTTTTTTTCCATTCATATAGAGCACCTAGTATTAAACCTGCAACCATTGCTGCCATTGCACCAGGGATAAATCCGCTAATTGCTAATGATAACGAGAATAGGAGCGTTGAAACGAATACGGCCCACATAGGAGAGGTAAAGCGTTTTAACTGTTGCTGTACATAGCCTCGCCAAAACATTTCTTCTCCTGTTGCAATAATAAAAATCAACATAAGGTAATGAAAAATATTTTCGGGACCATAAACCTTCAAAAATTTAGCGATTTCATTTGAGAAACCAGCATTTATGAATGGTAATAATAGAGCGCCTAATTTCACTAAGCCATAAATGATTGTGCCATATCCAATACCGAATAATAAATATTGCCATGTCGGTAGTCGATCTTCAAATTTACTTGCAACTAAAGAAATTGCAATTCCAACGAGTAGCGTAAAGGTATATAAATACCAGAAAATTGCTTTTTCATGAAACGTGTAGAACATCATACTGTAAATAAAAAACAAAGCCAGAAGGAGTAAAATAGTTTGTTTATGATTTTTCATTATGAACACGACCTCCTAAACTTATCGTATCAAAAAAAAGCCCTTTTAGCATCTTATCGACGTTAAAAAGGGCAATTTTTATCGTTATTTTTATTCTTGAGCATTTAAAATCTTATAACGTTTATGATTTACAACTGTTTTTCCTTCCATTTCTAAGTCATGGAAGTTCTCCATCATTGTAATATCTACTATTACAGAGTTTTCATTTACTTTTTCGACTATTCCTTTGAGGCCATCTTTAAACTCGATAATATTTCCAACTTCTGCAATTCTCATTAGCAGTCAGCTCCTTCATCGACTAATAATTAACAGTTTGCAATAAAAAGTTACTTTCGTAAAGCCTTTTTTGAATATTTTCATAATTTAGTAAGAATTTTATTTTATTTTTTATTATATTGTTTGTTATATTGGTGTGATGGGTACAAATAAATGAACAAAATAAAGTGAGGTCATTTTGGATGGAAGATGTAAAGAAGATGTTGGATCAACTCCGCAGTGGAGAAGTTGAAAGAATTCATATAAATAAGGAGAATTATTTACAATTTCGTGAACAACTTATAAAGGACGAACAGTTTAAGTATTTTCGTGGGGAAGCTAAACAAGGTGGCGACGTGATTTATACATTTTTGAAAGAGCCAAGAGCATAAAATAATGTCGAAAATTGGAATATGATTTTTTTGAATGAGCAGTGAAAATTAAGTATAATTGTATAGAGTAATTAATCAGATTGGAGGTAAGAAGTTGGACGACGCAATATTAATAGCACTCGAAGCTAAGCGGCAGTTAATGATAAAGTCTGGCATGGAAAATGGGCTGCAAAGTTTAGAAACAATTAATTTAAGTAAACAAGTCGACCGTCTAATTAATGCATTTGAAGAGCAACAACAACGTGAAAATACACCTAATTATTTTAGACAATCAAATTAAAAATAAATAACCAAAATAATTAAAATAAATGTTTATAAAATAAATAGTAGGGAATATTAATAATGAACACAGCAACATTCTCATTTCCCCCTTTAGAGTAGAAGCGTAAAACGCGGCTACTCTCTTTTTTTGCTTATACTTTACAAAATGAAGAGAACCATTAAATAAATTTCTATTTATCCCCATACAAAATGAAGTTATATAACTTTTTTATTAAAATCATTCATTAAGTCCATAATAATCATAAGTAAAAAACAGAGACGCACATGCGTATTTACATTTGCATACAATGCCAAAGTGATTGAAAATATCCATTATTAAAATATGATGGCTAGAGGTAAATTGAATGAAAAAAAACTTTATACCACTGATTATTCTGAGTTCTGTTGTGTTAGCAAGTTGTTTAGACTTTTCTGAGAAAGAGGAGCGGAAAGTTGAGGAAGTCCAGCAAGTAGCCCAATATGAAAATGCTGTCATAGAAGAAAAGGGTAATAACGAAACAGTGATTACACAGCCCGTTGAAATTAAATTAATTGATCCAAATACGACTACAGTAATTAAAACAATTGTGCCGACAGATCTCGGTTACGAAAAGGATTTCACAGCCTACGTAAAAGAAATCGAACAGATCGCAAAAGAATTAGCCAGAGGATCGGCAACTGTAGTAGGCTATGATCAGAAAATGGTGCTTGATAAACTAGGGGAAGATGGCAAGATTATTAAGGGGAGTCCTCTAGTTATATTAAAAGAAAGTGAATTAGTGGAAAAAATATTAGCTACATCTGATAAAAGTGCGACGGTTACATTGCCTTTGTATATAACGGAAAGCAATTATAGTGCTGCCAACATCGAAAGCCTGGACGATGTAGTCATTGCCTCGTATACAACTTATTTTAAAACTTCTAATGCTGGGAGAAATAAAAATATCGAGCTTTCAGCAAAGGCGATTCACAATCTCATTGTCGGTAGTGGTGATTTCTTTTCTTTTAATTTGAATGTTGGACCTAGAGATGTAGAAAATGGCTACCAACCAGCGCCTGAAATTATTAATAAAAAGCTTGTAATGGGGATTGGCGGAGGAATTTGCCAAACATCGTCCACGCTTTTTAACGCGGTTGATCAAGTGCATATTGCCACGTTAGAAAGACATCATCATTCATTAGATGTAGGCTATGTACCGAAAGAAAGAGATGCAACGGTCTCCTATGGCACACTAGATTATCGTTTTCAAAATATAAGTGGGGTGCCTTTTATTGTAAAAGCGATTTATAGAAAGGGCTCGCTCACTATAGAATTAAGAACATCAAAGGATTATGTGGAGATGCTGAAAAAGAATTAATCCATGTGAAAAAAGAAAAGGTTCAATTCAGTCATTCGAATTGAACCTTCCCATAAACGCCGCCACCACCGACTGCGAATTGTAGTTGACCCGTTCTCGCTAAATCAATTCTTTCGGCAATTTTTTGTGGGACAACGGTCGCTAATTGCTGAACGGTTGTGCGGTGTATAATATCCATCTCGGTACCAAATGCAGCAAGTAATTTTTGCATCACTTTTGGACCAATACCTGGAATGAAATCTAATGGTACTTGATGGATGTAGGGTGGCCTTTTTCGCTCTGTTATATGAT is part of the Solibacillus sp. FSL K6-1523 genome and harbors:
- a CDS encoding MarR family winged helix-turn-helix transcriptional regulator produces the protein MASDEIKQSLKLFIVLSRAHKAITESTNQFIQKQGVNPTEFAVLELLYHKGRQPLQQIGNKILLASGSITYVVDKLEKRGYLARISCPSDRRVTYAEITDAGNAFMGELFPEHEQKLHDLLSVLSSEEKETAIELLKKLGLSIKDLSY
- a CDS encoding VanW family protein: MKKNFIPLIILSSVVLASCLDFSEKEERKVEEVQQVAQYENAVIEEKGNNETVITQPVEIKLIDPNTTTVIKTIVPTDLGYEKDFTAYVKEIEQIAKELARGSATVVGYDQKMVLDKLGEDGKIIKGSPLVILKESELVEKILATSDKSATVTLPLYITESNYSAANIESLDDVVIASYTTYFKTSNAGRNKNIELSAKAIHNLIVGSGDFFSFNLNVGPRDVENGYQPAPEIINKKLVMGIGGGICQTSSTLFNAVDQVHIATLERHHHSLDVGYVPKERDATVSYGTLDYRFQNISGVPFIVKAIYRKGSLTIELRTSKDYVEMLKKN
- a CDS encoding chemotaxis protein, producing the protein MKKGMTILGSVLLLSMLLAACNTDTKDVPETSATIPDEQLDQTNPDETNTDDQSTSTSKDQQPEDKTTTSLITYTSKGQIVQQEAQTSTSEQSNYSIQHPANFTLVAEEPGKDSLYLKEDDTLSMGIEVLDKAEVSFEDVKTNAMETMAAIAPEGKYDELDLTTSLQDQKGLLQSVGYETVLEADKVQIIVLEHENKLIKLTIYDTAEADLMDAFLQMGLTIH
- a CDS encoding ATP-binding protein — its product is METHINHLLEGLFQQADELIIALNCSRKIEFMNTKAAEALQISNTISSHLQLTDESILEWTHFIEKLQHEPTASCSITIINQEKSEINVKMIGNLIKDKQLIFGRVTLCHTAKKERTEINDFVPLQQLINGISNGVLLTSLNGKISVANHTALELLNRDFRQIENRSHDCLFEDCSYESHLIFNYYDKLLKKETAKIIVKKYDESGRIKYLHFESRVDEVLGVLFTTITDQSEKILLLEKVEHQKTLTIVGQNVATIAHEIRNPMTSIQGFLQMIRVYSDEQNHEYFNIVESELQRMDDLLKDLLDFSKPKKLDLAYVNLKNIMHEVIDILQPKAILSNTIIECEYDDIGEPIMYGNENRLKQMMINLVKNALESVEDGGYVRVYLGYKSKDCIQLSVSDEGRGMDKTMLENIFDPFYTTKEKGTGLGLLLVQSVVDEHQGQVTVESEEGKGTIFIVDFDLSNNTYIDNISLINHFNDSMEKTS
- a CDS encoding CPBP family intramembrane glutamic endopeptidase, with amino-acid sequence MKNHKQTILLLLALFFIYSMMFYTFHEKAIFWYLYTFTLLVGIAISLVASKFEDRLPTWQYLLFGIGYGTIIYGLVKLGALLLPFINAGFSNEIAKFLKVYGPENIFHYLMLIFIIATGEEMFWRGYVQQQLKRFTSPMWAVFVSTLLFSLSLAISGFIPGAMAAMVAGLILGALYEWKKSLPLIIVSHVVFVLLLFLVLPLT
- a CDS encoding YkvS family protein, which translates into the protein MRIAEVGNIIEFKDGLKGIVEKVNENSVIVDITMMENFHDLEMEGKTVVNHKRYKILNAQE
- a CDS encoding aspartyl-phosphate phosphatase Spo0E family protein; this translates as MDDAILIALEAKRQLMIKSGMENGLQSLETINLSKQVDRLINAFEEQQQRENTPNYFRQSN
- a CDS encoding B12-binding domain-containing radical SAM protein; translation: MKIVLSTLNAKYIHTNLAIRCLKASAQPEFDSVLAEYTIKDPAFNIVSDLFQMKPDVVGFSCYIWNIRETIEVIQMLKTVLPDVKIVLGGPEVSYDVHDWLRNNKEIDFIIMGEGEMSFKELLHYFNGEISLEKVPGICYLEDNKVKIHAQPAKIDLRELASPFRFEEDVSHLGKRIQYIETSRGCPFSCQFCLSSIEVGVRYFNREKIKEDIRYLMDNGARTIKFVDRTFNISRSYAMEMFQFLIDEHKPGVVFQFEITADIMRPEVIQFLNENAPRGLFRFEIGVQSTNDLTNDLVKRRQNFEKLTRTVTMVKEGGKIDQHLDLIAGLPEEDYASFRKTFNDVFEMRPEELQLGFLKLLRGTGLRLEAKKFGYTYVDIAPYEIFSNNVLTFDDIVRIKHAEDVLEKYWNAHRMDNTIEYLVAHVFETPFDFFQNFGTYWETKGWSRIGHQLEDLFNRLIEFLQTLDHVDLDIVISLMKYDYLLAQQFQPRKSWWNDRLTEEEMKTVYTRIKENPAVVGTNFAEMLVSERDLFKHSLILPFHVDLATYTLGQPTKKTGYLFTYFRNGQAPYFYTFN